The Nostoc sp. 'Lobaria pulmonaria (5183) cyanobiont' genome window below encodes:
- a CDS encoding pirin family protein translates to MAILQLIEPEVKSLGSFFARRSLPYPNRQMVGPFMFFDHLGPSVMPPNQGIDVRPHPHINLATVTYLFDGALIHRDSLGTVQEIQPGAVNWMIAGKGIVHSERSPDSDRQQETTIHGIQTWVALPVEHEETEPTFIHYPAEILPTWEENGVIIKLIAGQAFGYTSPVRVLSPILYLDAVLSANTHFTIPTDYSQRAVYSVTEGLRINDEPMEQYRLAILEPGDQIEVSATAAAQCIVIGGEPLGTRYKWWNFVSSRPERIEQAKVNWRDSRFASVPDETEFIPLPEVVTEANPFS, encoded by the coding sequence ATGGCAATCCTTCAACTGATTGAACCCGAAGTTAAAAGTCTAGGTAGCTTTTTTGCCCGCCGCAGTTTGCCATATCCTAATCGCCAAATGGTTGGGCCGTTTATGTTTTTCGATCATCTTGGCCCGTCCGTTATGCCCCCCAATCAAGGCATTGATGTCCGACCACATCCTCATATTAATCTGGCAACGGTAACTTATTTATTTGACGGTGCTTTGATACATCGCGATAGTTTGGGTACTGTGCAGGAAATCCAACCAGGTGCAGTGAACTGGATGATAGCAGGAAAGGGAATTGTACATTCAGAACGCTCACCTGACTCTGACCGTCAGCAAGAAACTACTATTCATGGTATTCAAACCTGGGTCGCCCTACCTGTTGAACACGAAGAAACCGAGCCAACGTTCATTCACTATCCTGCTGAAATCCTTCCCACCTGGGAAGAGAATGGCGTTATCATCAAACTTATTGCTGGACAAGCATTTGGCTATACCTCACCTGTGAGAGTTCTCTCACCTATCCTGTATTTAGATGCAGTGTTGTCTGCCAACACCCATTTCACTATCCCTACAGATTATTCACAAAGGGCAGTATACAGTGTCACAGAGGGATTGAGGATTAATGATGAACCGATGGAGCAATATCGTCTCGCTATTCTAGAGCCAGGTGATCAGATTGAGGTTTCTGCTACAGCTGCTGCTCAATGTATTGTTATTGGCGGTGAACCGTTAGGTACACGCTACAAATGGTGGAATTTTGTCTCTAGCCGACCAGAGCGAATAGAGCAAGCTAAAGTTAATTGGCGCGACTCTCGCTTTGCTAGCGTGCCAGATGAAACAGAGTTTATTCCACTGCCGGAAGTGGTAACAGAAGCTAATCCTTTTTCATAA
- a CDS encoding rhodanese-like domain-containing protein, producing MNCQQLAQLLSDSAKRRPLVLDARSQPKYAVSHIETAVRIDPLTEDLTTVSTVSPDSRVEFVQVFI from the coding sequence ATTAATTGCCAGCAATTAGCTCAATTACTATCAGATTCTGCAAAACGCCGTCCATTAGTTCTAGATGCACGAAGTCAGCCTAAGTATGCAGTTAGTCATATCGAAACAGCAGTACGCATAGATCCTCTAACAGAGGACTTAACAACAGTTTCAACAGTTTCCCCAGATAGTAGAGTTGAATTTGTACAAGTATTTATTTAA
- a CDS encoding patatin-like phospholipase family protein: MSFKILSLDGGGIRGIVAARILQQVEQEIRNQGKGEFLHEYFDMVAGTSTGSILAGGIAIGKESDELIKLYKNRGKDIFPLEIKERYKNFPSIIKSIIDVFSPSKYSHDGITSVLKDAYKSTRIKDIEKPILLILAYDTLYRNTTFFTNCHPDLGDRWYDDCYLWEISTASASAPTFFPAYKLAPVDKQKFGDWEFPHIDGGVSANNPALAALSLAMRISQSSVSPEIKQQYKLDNLRLEDISILSIGTGQTGQPYQYKQISKWRGLDWIKNLTNIFMEPTSEIDSTICRQIMGGYESKRYLRLQFDLNETFKPKPKETYKDPRIVLPPEDRKNKFTGEKVTEEIDNTNSEILQQLIDTTSAFIDRGLTYYTRDDSGSPIKKAIASFIRDN, from the coding sequence ATGTCCTTCAAAATTTTGTCTTTAGACGGTGGCGGTATTCGGGGAATTGTTGCAGCACGAATACTTCAACAAGTAGAACAAGAAATTAGAAATCAGGGAAAAGGAGAGTTTTTACACGAATATTTTGACATGGTTGCTGGTACTTCTACTGGTTCCATATTAGCAGGAGGGATTGCTATCGGAAAGGAGAGCGATGAACTCATTAAACTGTATAAAAATAGAGGTAAAGATATATTCCCTCTAGAAATAAAAGAGCGCTACAAAAACTTTCCGTCCATCATCAAATCAATTATTGATGTATTTTCCCCATCTAAATATTCTCATGATGGAATTACTAGTGTCCTCAAAGATGCCTATAAATCCACAAGAATCAAGGATATCGAAAAACCCATTCTTTTGATTCTTGCTTACGATACCCTATATCGCAACACAACCTTTTTTACAAATTGTCATCCCGATTTAGGAGACAGATGGTACGATGACTGTTATTTATGGGAAATATCTACCGCTTCTGCCTCAGCACCTACTTTTTTTCCAGCATATAAATTAGCACCTGTAGATAAACAAAAATTTGGTGACTGGGAATTTCCACACATTGATGGAGGAGTTTCTGCTAATAACCCTGCTCTTGCAGCTTTGAGTTTAGCGATGAGGATTAGCCAGTCTTCAGTATCTCCAGAAATCAAGCAACAATATAAACTAGATAATCTGCGATTGGAAGATATTTCTATCCTTTCTATTGGCACAGGTCAAACTGGTCAACCATATCAATATAAGCAAATAAGCAAATGGAGAGGCTTAGACTGGATCAAAAATCTTACTAACATCTTCATGGAACCTACATCTGAGATTGATAGTACTATTTGCCGACAAATTATGGGTGGATATGAGTCCAAACGTTACTTACGTCTTCAGTTTGATTTAAATGAGACATTTAAACCCAAACCAAAAGAGACTTATAAAGATCCTCGCATTGTCTTACCTCCAGAAGATCGGAAAAATAAATTTACAGGGGAAAAAGTCACTGAAGAAATAGATAATACTAATTCCGAGATTCTTCAGCAGTTAATAGATACTACCTCTGCATTCATCGATCGCGGTCTTACATACTACACCAGAGACGATTCCGGTTCTCCAATAAAAAAGGCGATCGCATCTTTTATTAGAGATAACTAG
- the cobJ gene encoding precorrin-3B C(17)-methyltransferase, which produces MNVAPAIVVLGQNSVTVARKIISVLPGATLYGLEGRTSQVDVSFTNFGETLRELFMQGRPLIGICAAGILIRTLAPVISDKRQEPPVLAVAEDGSAVVPLLGGLGGVNDLARRIAETLDVKPAITTTGDLRLGTTLLSPPPGYHLANPDDAKKFISDVLAGAQVKLEGIAPWLSDSKLPIDPKGDLTIQVTESLVTPTTNCLVYHPATIAIAISGIIDHAVVLVQQLLTDAKLETASVAGIFAPITAAADPAIHTLASALKVPTRFFTPNQLESLLSQGYSPAQAAAIAATGTSPLSSPSSNIAIAIASQVIDPNTIGQPRGRLAIIGTGPGGSLWMSPEVKEILKSATDLVGYKTYLDLVGSLADGKQRHESDNREEEARAKMALDLAASGRYVAVVSSGDPGIYAMATAVFEVCDRYAKPEWDSIDIHVAPGISAMQAAAAAIGAPLGHDFCAISLSDILKPWSAIAQRIAAAAEADFVIAFYNPVSKERTWQLAEARNILLRHRRPDTPVVLARNLGRPGQTVKAIALDQLTPASADMRTIILVGSTKTRTIKRRDGNIWVYTPRRYTEYTYANYLQP; this is translated from the coding sequence ATGAATGTTGCACCCGCCATTGTAGTACTAGGTCAAAATAGCGTGACAGTAGCACGTAAAATAATCAGCGTCTTGCCAGGAGCAACGCTATACGGTCTAGAGGGTCGCACATCGCAGGTTGATGTCAGCTTCACAAATTTTGGCGAGACGTTGCGCGAGTTATTTATGCAGGGAAGACCGCTGATTGGCATTTGTGCTGCCGGCATTTTAATTAGGACGTTAGCTCCCGTAATCTCGGATAAACGACAGGAACCACCAGTGCTAGCTGTGGCTGAAGATGGTAGTGCTGTTGTCCCTCTTTTGGGCGGACTTGGTGGAGTCAACGATTTAGCACGTCGCATTGCTGAAACGCTGGATGTCAAACCTGCAATTACGACCACAGGCGATTTACGTTTGGGTACAACGTTGTTATCTCCTCCTCCTGGATACCATTTAGCAAACCCAGACGATGCGAAGAAATTTATCTCAGATGTGTTAGCTGGGGCGCAAGTCAAGCTAGAAGGAATAGCGCCTTGGTTGAGTGATAGTAAACTGCCTATAGACCCAAAGGGAGATTTGACTATCCAAGTTACGGAAAGTTTAGTCACTCCTACAACCAACTGTCTTGTTTACCACCCAGCAACGATCGCGATCGCAATTAGTGGCATCATTGATCATGCAGTAGTTTTAGTACAACAGCTACTAACTGATGCCAAACTAGAAACAGCATCAGTAGCCGGGATATTTGCACCCATCACCGCCGCAGCCGATCCCGCAATCCACACGCTAGCTAGCGCCTTGAAAGTGCCCACCCGCTTTTTTACCCCAAATCAGCTAGAAAGTCTACTTTCACAAGGTTATAGCCCCGCCCAAGCAGCAGCGATCGCCGCCACAGGTACATCCCCTTTATCTTCTCCTTCTTCTAACATTGCGATCGCTATTGCCTCTCAAGTAATTGACCCTAACACCATCGGTCAGCCACGCGGACGATTAGCGATTATTGGCACGGGCCCTGGTGGTTCGCTGTGGATGTCTCCCGAAGTGAAGGAAATACTCAAGTCGGCAACTGACCTAGTGGGTTACAAAACTTATTTAGATTTAGTTGGTTCTCTGGCTGATGGTAAACAACGGCATGAGTCTGACAACCGCGAAGAAGAAGCACGAGCAAAGATGGCCCTAGATTTGGCTGCATCTGGGCGATATGTAGCTGTGGTTTCATCTGGCGACCCTGGTATCTATGCAATGGCAACAGCAGTTTTTGAGGTATGCGATCGCTATGCTAAACCCGAATGGGACAGTATCGATATTCATGTGGCCCCAGGTATCTCTGCGATGCAGGCAGCAGCAGCAGCCATTGGTGCACCCCTTGGACATGATTTCTGTGCTATTTCCCTCTCTGATATCTTGAAACCTTGGTCTGCGATCGCCCAACGAATTGCTGCTGCTGCTGAGGCTGATTTTGTCATTGCTTTTTACAATCCTGTTTCCAAAGAGCGTACCTGGCAACTGGCAGAAGCGAGAAATATTTTGCTGCGACATCGAAGACCAGATACACCAGTAGTATTGGCCCGGAATCTCGGTCGGCCAGGACAAACGGTAAAGGCGATCGCACTTGACCAGTTAACACCAGCAAGCGCTGATATGCGGACAATTATTCTCGTTGGTTCCACAAAAACCCGAACCATCAAGCGCCGCGATGGTAATATCTGGGTTTATACGCCGCGTCGCTATACTGAATATACGTATGCAAACTATTTACAACCGTAA
- the lepB gene encoding signal peptidase I, whose translation MHNQVSDNNSSQQPDNSWIAELGRTIVLSIVLALGIRTFVAEARWIPSGSMEPTLHGTPNQWEADKIIVDKLKYKFADPQRGDIVVFSPTKELQKEQYQDAFIKRIIALPGEKIQLKDGKVYINNKPLPEANYLSSGQTTVIDVCQSGPQPPFLAKPQTIPADSYLVLGDNRNSSYDSRCWGVVPRQNIIGRAIVRFWPLNHVGGIDKSPVYP comes from the coding sequence ATGCATAATCAAGTGTCTGATAACAACTCTAGTCAACAACCCGATAATTCTTGGATCGCAGAGCTAGGTAGAACAATTGTATTGAGCATTGTTCTAGCTCTGGGAATTCGTACCTTTGTTGCTGAAGCACGCTGGATTCCTTCTGGTTCAATGGAACCGACTCTGCATGGTACGCCAAACCAGTGGGAGGCAGATAAAATTATTGTCGATAAGTTGAAGTATAAATTTGCTGACCCGCAGCGGGGAGATATAGTAGTATTTTCACCGACGAAAGAACTACAAAAAGAACAATATCAAGATGCTTTTATTAAACGTATAATTGCCTTACCGGGAGAAAAAATACAACTTAAGGATGGCAAAGTCTATATCAACAACAAACCTCTCCCAGAAGCCAATTACCTCAGTTCTGGGCAGACTACAGTTATTGATGTTTGCCAATCAGGGCCACAGCCACCTTTTTTGGCAAAACCCCAGACTATACCAGCCGATTCATATTTAGTACTGGGTGATAATCGTAACAGTAGTTATGACAGTCGTTGCTGGGGTGTTGTCCCCCGCCAGAATATTATTGGACGTGCTATAGTTCGCTTCTGGCCTTTAAATCATGTTGGCGGAATCGATAAATCGCCAGTATATCCATAA
- a CDS encoding nitrate transporter — MFLDILASLQRLFVGYIPAAVLGSFIGYFIGINSMIYQLFRLIFQIPHSIPPIALLPIALLTFQESNSAAIVVVFVGTLWTMIINTAIGMQHFKRQNNNFRVAIFHIFHALKVSIWVAWFIVIATEMLTGPRGLGFTLWDAYKAGNADYIIQEILYIGIIGFLLDQLLDFAAYILSQMVSDGKKSS; from the coding sequence ATGTTTTTAGACATTTTAGCTAGCCTGCAACGGTTATTTGTTGGTTATATTCCAGCCGCTGTATTGGGTAGTTTCATTGGATATTTTATCGGGATAAATAGCATGATTTATCAGCTATTTAGGCTGATATTTCAGATACCACATAGTATCCCTCCTATAGCTTTGCTACCTATTGCCCTACTCACGTTTCAAGAGAGCAATTCGGCTGCTATTGTAGTAGTTTTTGTGGGAACTCTCTGGACGATGATTATTAATACGGCAATAGGTATGCAGCATTTCAAGAGACAGAATAATAACTTTCGTGTAGCTATATTTCATATATTTCATGCCTTGAAAGTTAGCATTTGGGTAGCCTGGTTTATTGTTATTGCCACAGAAATGTTAACAGGCCCAAGAGGACTTGGCTTTACCCTCTGGGATGCTTATAAGGCTGGCAATGCTGATTACATAATCCAGGAAATCTTATACATCGGTATCATTGGCTTTTTGCTGGATCAGTTATTAGATTTCGCAGCCTATATTCTCTCGCAAATGGTTTCAGATGGGAAAAAATCTTCTTAA
- a CDS encoding dihydroorotase, producing MSSPKMLLIRRARIILPDGELMVGDVLTRDRQIVEVAPEISQTALAIEVDAEGLTLLPGVIDPQVHFREPGLEHKEDLFTASCACAKGGVTTFLEMPNTRPLTTTQQALDDKLERASHKSLVNYGFFIGATAENLPDLLLAKPTPGIKIFMGSMHGQLLVDGETALEAIFAKGDRLIAVHAEDQARINQRRQEFANIHDPAVHSQIQDDRAAMLATQLALKLSQKYQRRLHILHLSTALEADLLRQEKPSWVTAEVTPQHLLLNTSAYKTIGTLAQMNPPLRSPHDNEVLWQALRDGVIDFIATDHAPHTLEEKAQEYPNSPSGMPGVETSLALMLTAAMEGKCTVAQVVNWMSKAVAVAYGIPNKGAIAPGYDADLVLVDLNTYRPVRREELLTKCHWSPFEGWNLTGWATTTIVGGEIVYDKGQVNTQVRGQALTFL from the coding sequence ATGTCATCTCCAAAAATGTTACTGATTCGCCGCGCTCGCATAATCTTACCCGATGGTGAACTGATGGTTGGGGATGTGTTGACGCGCGATCGCCAAATAGTCGAAGTTGCGCCAGAAATCTCCCAAACAGCACTAGCCATTGAAGTTGACGCAGAAGGCTTAACTTTGTTGCCAGGAGTTATCGATCCGCAGGTGCATTTCCGGGAACCTGGACTAGAACACAAGGAAGATTTATTCACCGCCAGTTGTGCCTGTGCTAAAGGGGGAGTCACAACATTTTTAGAAATGCCCAACACACGTCCCTTAACAACTACACAGCAGGCATTAGACGACAAACTAGAACGGGCCTCACACAAGTCCTTGGTTAATTATGGCTTTTTTATTGGGGCAACAGCAGAAAATTTACCAGATTTGCTTTTAGCAAAGCCAACACCAGGAATTAAGATTTTCATGGGATCTATGCATGGTCAGTTGTTGGTTGATGGCGAAACAGCATTGGAGGCGATATTTGCTAAAGGCGATCGCTTGATTGCCGTTCATGCCGAAGACCAAGCTAGAATCAACCAACGCCGCCAAGAATTTGCCAATATTCACGATCCAGCTGTTCACTCGCAAATTCAAGACGATCGAGCGGCAATGCTTGCAACCCAACTAGCATTAAAACTTTCTCAAAAATATCAACGTCGATTGCATATTCTCCATCTGTCAACAGCGCTGGAAGCAGATTTGCTGCGTCAGGAGAAACCAAGTTGGGTGACAGCAGAGGTGACACCACAGCATTTGTTATTAAATACTAGTGCATATAAAACAATTGGCACATTAGCACAGATGAATCCACCTTTGCGATCGCCCCACGATAACGAAGTTCTCTGGCAAGCTTTGCGCGATGGCGTGATTGATTTCATCGCTACAGATCACGCGCCACATACCTTAGAAGAAAAAGCTCAAGAATACCCCAATAGTCCTTCGGGAATGCCTGGGGTGGAAACTTCCCTCGCTTTGATGTTAACTGCGGCGATGGAGGGAAAGTGTACTGTGGCTCAAGTTGTGAACTGGATGTCTAAAGCTGTAGCTGTGGCTTATGGTATTCCGAATAAGGGAGCGATCGCACCTGGTTATGATGCCGATTTAGTGCTTGTAGATTTAAATACATACCGTCCAGTCCGGCGCGAGGAACTTTTAACCAAATGCCATTGGAGTCCATTTGAAGGCTGGAACCTGACCGGCTGGGCTACAACTACCATTGTCGGCGGTGAGATAGTTTATGACAAAGGCCAAGTAAATACGCAAGTGCGGGGTCAAGCTTTAACTTTCTTATAG
- a CDS encoding helix-turn-helix domain-containing protein has product MPKSVFSEDYDRFRQLLIEARKAAKLTQAELSAKLELPQSYVSKYERGERRLDVIEFLQIAQVLEIDPLAFIKELLKYQKET; this is encoded by the coding sequence GTGCCTAAATCAGTTTTCAGCGAAGATTACGATCGGTTTCGCCAGCTACTTATCGAAGCCCGCAAAGCTGCCAAGCTTACTCAAGCAGAGTTGTCAGCAAAGCTAGAGCTTCCGCAATCTTATGTATCAAAGTATGAACGTGGAGAGCGTCGTCTTGACGTGATTGAATTTTTACAAATTGCCCAAGTTCTTGAAATCGATCCGCTTGCTTTTATCAAAGAACTGTTGAAATACCAAAAGGAGACATAA
- a CDS encoding BglII/BstYI family type II restriction endonuclease gives MPKGDIIIIIQYVDFNAADIIINTQYQNEWHEISNTLTRMPLYIKASDQAGIQGNAIFDPVGTNEYIKAAFIHDGWQSNIPIPVPYRFLGTEVDFAKAGIIIEIQFSNYPFLLNNTLRSELFFKAKTEFVGYPTNLVIIVTKALMFPASNSTLYYEQAVNQLKALTKYQVFDVPIRLVGLFEQQNTIVPIIWTEYSSKRYSRTVNTRISRQCQIITGRSARSRCLLNLL, from the coding sequence ATACCAAAAGGAGACATAATAATCATTATTCAATATGTAGACTTTAACGCAGCAGATATAATAATTAATACCCAATACCAGAACGAATGGCATGAGATTAGTAATACTCTCACTAGAATGCCTTTGTACATCAAGGCTTCAGATCAAGCTGGAATTCAGGGTAATGCAATATTCGATCCAGTAGGTACAAACGAATACATTAAAGCTGCTTTTATTCATGATGGTTGGCAATCAAATATACCTATTCCAGTACCTTACAGATTTTTAGGTACAGAGGTTGATTTTGCCAAAGCTGGCATTATCATTGAAATTCAATTTTCTAACTATCCCTTTCTACTCAATAACACCTTGCGCTCAGAATTGTTCTTCAAAGCTAAAACTGAATTTGTTGGATACCCAACTAATCTGGTAATTATAGTAACAAAGGCTCTGATGTTTCCTGCTTCCAATAGCACTCTTTATTACGAGCAAGCTGTTAATCAGTTAAAAGCTTTGACTAAATACCAAGTTTTTGATGTACCAATCAGATTGGTTGGATTATTTGAACAACAAAATACAATAGTGCCTATCATCTGGACTGAGTATTCATCTAAAAGATATTCTAGAACCGTGAATACTAGAATTAGTCGCCAATGCCAAATCATTACTGGACGTTCAGCCCGTAGTCGTTGTCTACTTAACTTATTGTAA
- a CDS encoding DNA-methyltransferase yields MKTNKENLPLDEILLEDSLQLLSNLPDECVDLVVSSPPYNLGKEYESRQALEIYLAEQTAVLLECSRILKNTGSLFWQIGAFSDRGMLIPLDIRFFPILESCRLIPRNRIIWARQHGLHAQKKFSCRHETILWFTKSDNYKFNLDAIRVPQKYQNKKHYRGNRKGELSCNPEGKNPGDIWLFRNVKHNHEEQTIHPCQFPEDLVARILLATTNENDIILDPFMGSGTTAVVARDHKRHFIGSEMEPKYHQVALRRLSGNPDPNGCFPNLKTLRDYVEKTGQSIDKFKFDMQVGNKASERSKAKFYSEEYHLQEMEDRLIYEESVFAANLRGEEIPLDPKLNGNGKKTSLQNQIVKQVEEVEQIELRLWS; encoded by the coding sequence ATGAAGACTAATAAAGAGAATCTACCCTTAGATGAGATTCTCTTAGAGGATAGCTTACAACTGCTAAGTAATCTGCCAGATGAATGTGTTGACTTAGTTGTATCCTCTCCACCTTATAATCTAGGCAAAGAATACGAATCAAGGCAGGCTCTTGAGATTTATTTAGCAGAACAAACAGCCGTTCTGCTTGAATGTAGCCGGATTCTCAAAAATACAGGTTCGCTATTTTGGCAAATTGGTGCTTTTTCTGACCGAGGAATGCTAATTCCTCTGGATATTCGCTTTTTTCCGATTTTAGAGTCATGCAGATTAATTCCTCGCAACCGAATTATATGGGCTAGGCAACATGGTCTTCATGCCCAGAAAAAGTTTTCTTGTAGACATGAAACTATTCTTTGGTTTACTAAATCGGATAACTATAAATTTAATCTAGATGCTATTAGAGTTCCACAAAAATATCAAAATAAGAAACATTATCGAGGAAATCGAAAGGGAGAACTTTCATGCAATCCAGAAGGGAAAAATCCTGGTGATATTTGGCTGTTTCGGAATGTTAAACACAACCATGAAGAACAAACTATACATCCCTGCCAATTTCCAGAAGACTTGGTAGCTAGAATTCTATTAGCTACAACTAACGAAAATGATATTATTTTAGATCCATTTATGGGATCTGGTACTACGGCGGTGGTTGCGAGAGATCATAAACGCCATTTTATCGGGTCAGAGATGGAACCAAAATATCATCAAGTTGCCTTGCGTCGTCTCAGTGGCAATCCAGATCCAAATGGTTGTTTTCCAAATTTAAAAACATTGCGCGATTATGTTGAAAAAACTGGTCAATCTATTGATAAATTTAAGTTTGATATGCAAGTAGGAAATAAAGCTTCAGAACGCAGCAAAGCAAAATTTTATTCAGAAGAGTATCATTTGCAGGAAATGGAAGATAGATTAATCTATGAAGAATCTGTTTTCGCAGCTAATCTAAGAGGTGAAGAGATTCCATTAGATCCAAAGCTTAACGGGAATGGTAAAAAGACCTCTTTACAAAATCAAATAGTAAAACAAGTAGAAGAAGTAGAACAAATTGAATTGAGATTATGGAGTTAA
- a CDS encoding MOSC domain-containing protein has protein sequence MTPYLAKILLYPVKSLDGVEVENARVLASGALQYDREFAIFDEQHRFVNGKCHAKIHLLRAQFALLNRTISLQIPDGNLQQIFHLDEERQALEATLSDYFKFGVTLGQNSLMGFPDDTHSLGPTVISTATLAEVASWFPGLSVDEMRRRMRANIEIGGVPAFWEDRLFSEQGDLVCFRVGDVDFFGVNPCQRCIVPTRNSYLGEAYPNFQKIFTTQRQATLPNWVALSPFNHFYRLSINTQLPRSSAGKILQIGDEVDILIQQS, from the coding sequence ATGACGCCTTACCTAGCTAAGATTTTACTGTATCCAGTTAAATCACTGGATGGTGTTGAAGTTGAGAACGCTAGAGTTCTTGCCAGTGGCGCACTACAGTATGACCGCGAGTTTGCCATTTTTGATGAACAACATAGATTTGTTAATGGGAAGTGTCATGCTAAAATCCATTTACTAAGGGCACAATTTGCACTCTTAAATAGAACTATCTCGTTGCAAATCCCAGATGGCAACTTACAACAAATTTTTCATCTGGATGAGGAACGGCAAGCATTAGAAGCAACTTTGAGTGATTATTTTAAGTTTGGTGTCACATTGGGACAAAACTCTTTGATGGGTTTTCCTGACGATACACACTCACTTGGCCCAACGGTAATTAGTACGGCCACATTGGCAGAAGTAGCTTCTTGGTTTCCTGGTTTAAGTGTAGATGAAATGCGCCGTCGGATGCGTGCCAACATCGAGATTGGTGGTGTACCAGCATTTTGGGAAGATCGGCTATTTAGCGAACAAGGTGATTTAGTCTGTTTTCGAGTGGGAGATGTAGACTTTTTTGGGGTTAACCCATGTCAGCGTTGTATAGTCCCAACACGCAATTCTTACTTAGGGGAAGCTTACCCAAACTTTCAAAAAATCTTTACAACCCAGCGACAAGCAACTCTGCCAAATTGGGTTGCTTTATCGCCTTTTAATCATTTTTATAGATTGAGTATCAATACTCAACTACCCCGATCATCAGCCGGAAAAATTTTACAAATTGGCGATGAAGTTGACATACTTATACAACAAAGTTAA